A window of the Neofelis nebulosa isolate mNeoNeb1 chromosome 13, mNeoNeb1.pri, whole genome shotgun sequence genome harbors these coding sequences:
- the ITPRIP gene encoding inositol 1,4,5-trisphosphate receptor-interacting protein, producing MALGLFRVCLVVVTAIINHPLLFPRENATVPENEEEIIRKMQAHQEKLQLEQLRLEEEVARLAAEKEALERVAEEGQQQNESRTAWDLWSTLCMILFLVIEVWRQDHQDAPSPECPGGDEDELPGLEGAPLRGLTLPNKGTLDHFYERCIRGATADAARTREFVEGFVDDLLEALRSLCNRDTDMEVEDFIGVDSMYENWQVDRPLLCDLFVPFMPPEPYHFHAELCCSRHPVPLDRQGYGRIKVVRADEDPLGCICDKTKLGEDMLCLLHGKKSLARPGSEVETLLCSRGAPYLDAMQVMKWFQTALTRAWHRIAHKYEFDLAFGQLDSPGSLKIRFRSGKFMPFNLIPVIQCDDSDLYFVSHLPREPSGDAPASSTDWLLSFAVYERQFLRMTSKALPEGACHLSCLQIASFLLSKQSRLTGPSGLSNYHLKTALLHLLVSRRPADWEAGQLDARLHELLRFLEKSLLEKKLHHFFIGNRKVPNAMGLPEAVRRAEPLNLFRPFVLQRSLYRKTVDSFYEMLKNAPVLISEYSLHIPSDHASLPPKAVVL from the coding sequence ATGGCTCTGGGGCTCTTCCGGGTGTGTCTGGTGGTGGTGACAGCCATCATCAACCACCCGCTGCTGTTCCCGCGGGAGAACGCCACGGTCCCCGAGAACGAGGAGGAGATCATCCGCAAGATGCAGGCGCACCAGGAGAAGCTGCAGCTCGAGCAGCTGcggctggaggaggaggtggcccGGCTGGCGGCCGAGAAGGAGGCGCTGGAGAGGGTGGCGGAGGAAGGCCAGCAGCAGAACGAGAGCCGCACGGCCTGGGACCTGTGGAGCACCCTGTGCATGATCCTCTTCCTGGTGATCGAGGTGTGGCGGCAGGACCACCAGGACGCGCCTTCACCCGAGTGCCCGGGCGGGGACGAGGACGAGCTGCCCGGCCTGGAGGGTGCCCCGCTCCGGGGCCTCACCCTGCCCAACAAGGGCACGCTCGACCACTTCTATGAGCGCTGCATCCGGGGGGCCACGGCCGATGCGGCCCGCACCCGGGAGTTTGTGGAAGGCTTTGTGGATGACCTGCTGGAGGCCCTGAGGAGCCTCTGCAACCGCGACACGGACATGGAGGTGGAGGACTTCATTGGCGTGGACAGCATGTATGAGAACTGGCAGGTGGACAGGCCGCTGCTGTGCGACCTCTTCGTGCCCTTCATGCCCCCCGAGCCCTACCACTTCCACGCAGAGCTCTGCTGCTCCCGCCACCCCGTGCCCTTGGATCGCCAGGGCTACGGCCGGATCAAGGTGGTCCGGGCCGACGAGGATCCCCTGGGCTGCATCTGCGACAAGACCAAGCTCGGGGAAGACATGCTGTGTCTCCTCCACGGCAAGAAGAGCCTGGCGCGGCCGGGCAGCGAGGTGGAAACCCTGCTGTGTTCCAGAGGCGCCCCATACCTGGACGCGATGCAGGTCATGAAGTGGTTCCAGACGGCCCTCACCAGAGCCTGGCACCGCATTGCCCACAAATACGAGTTCGACCTGGCATTTGGTCAGCTGGACTCCCCTGGGTCCCTCAAGATCAGGTTCCGCTCAGGGAAGTTCATGCCCTTCAACCTGATTCCTGTGATCCAGTGTGACGACTCGGACCTGTACTTTGTCTCACACCTTCCCAGGGAGCCCTCTGGGGACGCCCCGGCATCCAGCACTGACTGGCTCCTCTCCTTTGCCGTCTACGAGCGACAGTTCCTCAGGATGACGTCGAAGGCGCTGCCTGAGGGTGCCTGTCACCTCAGCTGCTTGCAGATCGCCTCCTTCCTGCTGTCCAAGCAGAGCCGCCTGACTGGCCCCAGTGGGCTCAGCAACTACCACCTCAAGACAGCCCTCCTGCACCTGCTGGTCTCCCGGCGGCCCGCCGACTGGGAGGCCGGGCAGCTCGATGCTCGCCTGCACGAGCTGCTCCGATTCCTGGAGAAGAGCCTGCTGGAGAAGAAGCTCCATCACTTCTTCATTGGCAACCGCAAGGTGCCCAATGCCATGGGACTCCCTGAGGCCGTTCGCAGGGCCGAGCCTCTCAACCTCTTCCGGCCCTTCGTCCTGCAGCGAAGTCTCTACCGGAAGACGGTGGACTCCTTCTATGAGATGCTGAAGAACGCCCCAGTGCTCATTAGCGAGTATTCCCTACATATCCCCTCAGACCATGCCAGCCTGCCCCCAAAAGCTGTTGTCTTGTAA